A region of Planktomarina temperata RCA23 DNA encodes the following proteins:
- a CDS encoding ferredoxin reductase family protein has translation MTKKTLTLAMIFVFAHIAFVAPFVPSKNILPAGFGALSMTSMALVLVLAARWRIVDRILGGPDKSYGSHRWLGLFAIGGGLAHWALASPVGLGALPALAGRGSDAGLIAMLGLIVLTLAAMVRVIPYHIWKASHMLMGPLFLLAAFHTFFVASPLALGAAPWTLMAGVSIVGVIAWCQTLLRKLVPARLVEVERATPFEGGVDVTFRSKRPMPKFQPGQFAMLGHKSMRAEAHPFTIAGGDEMTRRFVIRAAGDWTDNFVKTVKVGDRFRLGRGVGRFLPQIDSQRKEQFWVADGVGITPFLSALERMQPDVAARVTLIFGIRSRASAGAIEDVERHARRLPQLNLIVLSDDRNEGLTAPRLAQIIRDMNEDTQVYLCGPQGLKNMIVRAWAMAGMSGRIYSEHFDFRGAYGMEHVNYIFGPILDAARHVKLAVKRPLLMSS, from the coding sequence ATGACTAAAAAGACCCTCACATTGGCCATGATATTTGTTTTTGCACATATTGCATTTGTGGCCCCTTTTGTGCCTTCAAAAAATATTTTGCCCGCTGGATTTGGGGCTCTATCTATGACCTCAATGGCGCTTGTGCTGGTCCTTGCGGCCCGTTGGCGCATTGTCGACCGGATCTTGGGCGGGCCGGACAAATCCTATGGATCGCACCGTTGGCTTGGGCTCTTCGCCATCGGTGGGGGGCTGGCGCATTGGGCATTGGCCTCACCCGTCGGGTTGGGTGCTTTGCCAGCGCTGGCAGGGCGCGGCAGCGATGCAGGGCTGATTGCGATGCTTGGCCTGATTGTTTTGACACTCGCGGCCATGGTGAGGGTGATCCCATATCACATCTGGAAAGCGAGCCATATGTTGATGGGGCCTTTGTTCCTCTTGGCGGCTTTTCATACTTTCTTTGTCGCCAGCCCCTTGGCCTTGGGCGCCGCCCCTTGGACATTGATGGCGGGAGTTTCAATCGTTGGAGTAATCGCATGGTGCCAAACGTTGCTGCGTAAATTGGTTCCAGCACGTTTGGTTGAGGTCGAGCGGGCAACGCCATTTGAAGGCGGTGTTGACGTCACATTCCGTTCCAAAAGGCCAATGCCCAAGTTTCAACCTGGTCAATTTGCGATGCTTGGTCACAAAAGCATGCGTGCCGAAGCGCATCCGTTTACCATAGCCGGTGGAGATGAGATGACCCGGCGTTTTGTCATCCGTGCGGCAGGGGATTGGACTGATAATTTTGTTAAAACAGTCAAAGTCGGTGATCGTTTCCGCCTCGGTCGCGGCGTGGGACGGTTCTTGCCGCAGATTGACAGCCAGCGAAAGGAACAATTTTGGGTTGCCGACGGCGTTGGTATCACACCTTTCCTTTCCGCCCTTGAGCGTATGCAGCCCGATGTGGCGGCCCGCGTGACTTTGATTTTCGGCATCCGGTCGCGTGCCTCTGCTGGTGCGATTGAGGATGTAGAGCGCCATGCAAGACGCTTGCCACAGCTCAATTTGATTGTCCTGTCTGACGATCGCAACGAAGGGCTGACAGCGCCGCGATTGGCACAGATCATCCGTGATATGAACGAAGATACCCAGGTCTATCTATGCGGGCCGCAGGGGTTAAAGAACATGATCGTTCGTGCATGGGCCATGGCAGGCATGAGTGGGCGGATCTATAGCGAACACTTCGACTTCCGGGGTGCTTATGGGATGGAGCATGTGAATTACATTTTCGGGCCGATCCTAGATGCTGCGCGACATGTAAAGCTGGCGGTAAAAAGACCTCTACTTATGAGTTCTTAA